The sequence GACGGGCAGCTCCACGGGGGCATCGCCCAGGGCATCGCCCAGGCGCTCTTCGAGGAGGTCGTCTACGACGAGGAGAGCGGGCAGCTTCTCACCGGCACCCTGCTCGACTACCTGGTGCCGACGATGGCGGAGATGCCCCGCTACGAGCTCGACCGCACCGTCACCCCCAGCCCGACCAACGAGCTCGGGGTCAAGGGCATCGGCGAGGCGGGCACGATCGCGGCCAGCGCGGCGGTGATCAACGCCGTGGTCGACGCCCTCTCCCCGTTCGGCATCAAGCACGTGGAGATGCCGGCCCGGCCCGATCGGATCTGGTCGCTCATCCAGGAGGCGCGCGCGTGATCCCGGCAGCCTTCGAATACGCAACCGCCACCTCCGTGGACGAGGCGTCGGAGCACCTCCGCAACTACGGCGAGGACGCCAAGGTGCTGGCCGGCGGCCAGAGCCTGATCCCGCTGATGCGGCTGCGGCTGGCGCAGCCGGCGGCGCTCGTCGACATCGGCCGGATCACCGGCCTCGACGGCATCCGCCGCGAGAACGGCACCCTGGTGGTCGGCGCCCTGGTCCGCCACGTCGACATCCCGGCGAGCGAGGTGGTGCGCTCCGCGCTGCCGCTGCTCGCCGACATCGCCACCGACGTCGGCGACAACCAGGTGCGCAACCTGGGCACGGTCGGCGGCGTGATCGCCCACGGTGACGCCGCCGGCGACTACAACGCGCTGGCGCTGATGCTCGACGCGGAGATCGTCACCAACCGGCGCACCCACCGTGCCGCCGACTTCTACAAGGACGTGTTCACCACCGCGCTCGAGCCCGACGAGGTGGTCACCGAGGTGCGCTTCCCGGTCTCGACCGGCGCCCACGCCTACATCAAGTTCCGCCGCCGCCTCTTCGACTGGGCGATCGCCGGGGTTGCCGTGCAGCAGACCGAGTCGGGCTGGCGGATCGGGTACGTGAACCTGGCCAACACCCCGCGGCGGGGAACCGGGGTGGAGGAGGCCCTCACCCAGGGGGCGTCGCACGCCGACGCCGCGGCCGCGTGCGGCGCCGCCATCGATCCGATCGGCGACGGCCGTGCCACCGCCGAGTACAAGCGGGCGCTCGCCGCGGTCATCACCCGGCGCGCCCTGGACACCGCCACGGCCGGCGGCTGATCAAGACCCCATCGACCCCCGGGAGGGTAGTCTGGGGGCGTGTCGACCACGCTGCCAGCCCCTCCCGGGGGCGACCCCCCCTCCATGCCGTCCATCCCCACCAGCGTCGACGAGGTGGTGTCGCGGCTCGCCGAGCAGGCGTATCTCTGCGACCGCCGGCTGGCGACCGCAATCCTGGTGGCGCTCCGCCTCCGCAAGCCGCTCTTCCTCGAGGGCGAGGCGGGGGTGGGCAAGACCGAGCTGGCCCGGGCGATGGCCCGGCTGCTCGGCGCCCGGCTGATCCGGCTGCAGTGCTACGAGGGCATCGACCTCGCCCACGCCGCCTACGAGTGGAACTACGCGCGCCAGCTGCTCCACATCCGGCTGCTCGACTCCGCCGCTTCGGAGGACGGCCGCGCCACCGCCGAGCGCGACCTCTTCAGCGACGAGTACCTGCTCCGCCGCCCCCTCCTCGACGCCATCGACAACACCGACAGCGTGCCGCCGGTGCTGCTCATCGACGAGATCGACCGCTCCGACGAGGAGTTCGAGGCCTTCCTGCTCGAGCTGCTCGCCGATTTCGCGATCAGCATTCCCGAGCTGGGCACGGTGCGCGCGGAGCGGCCTCCCCTGGTGGTGCTCACCGGCAACCGCACCCGCGAGGTCCACGACGCGCTGAAGCGGCGCTGCCTCTACCACTGGATCGACTACCCCGAGCTGGAGCGCGAGGTGGCCATCGTCCGGGCACGCGCGCCCGAGGTCTCCGAGCGGCTCGCCCGCCGGGTGGCGGGGCTGGTGCAGGGGATGCGCGGCATGGACCTGTACAAGCTCCCCGGGGTCGCCGAGACCGTCGACTGGGCGCGTTCGCTGGCGGCCATCGGCTCCGACGGGTCCGACGCCGAGGCGGTGGAGTCGACGATGGGCGCGGCGGTGAAGTACCAGGAGGACCTGGAGACGGTGCGCCAGGCCATCCCCGACCTGATGCGTGATCGCTCCGCCTGACCCGGAGCGCCGGGGCGACCTGGTGGTGCGGCTGGCCGGCTTCGGCGAGCTGCTCCGCGACGCCGGCCTGCGGGTCGGGCCCGACCGCACCATCGACGGCGTGGCCGCGCTCGGCGTGGTCGACGTCGGCGACCTCGACCAGATGCGCGACGCGCTGCGGGCCGTGTACGTCTGCCGGCGCGAGGAGATCAACGTCTTCGACGCCGCCTTCGACCTCTTCTGGGCGCGCCCGGAGACCTCGATCGGGGCGGGGGCGATCCCGATGCGCAGCCGTCCCCTGCCGATCGATCCCGAGAAGGCGCGCGCCTGGCTGGCGCGGCTGGGGCTGCCCGAGTCGCAGATCCCCCGCGAGCAGGAGACCACCCCGCGGGTGGCGAGCAGCTCCGGGTACAGCGCCGAGGAGCTGCTCCGCTCCCGCGACTTCGGCGACCTGACCTGGGAGGAGACCCAGCAGGTGCGCCGGCTGCTGCGGCAGGCGCCCTGGCGGCTGGCGGAGCGGCGCACCCGGCGCTGGCAGCCGGGTCGCCGGGGACCGGTCGAGATGCGCCGCACCCTGCGCCGCGCCGCCCGCAGCGGCGGCGACGCGGTCGCCCTGGAGCGGGCCCGCCGGCGGATCCGGCGCCGGCCGCTGGTCATCCTCTGCGACGTCAGCGGCTCGATGGAGCGCTACTCCCGGGCCCTGCTCATCTTCGCCCACGCCATCGCCCGCCGGGAGCGCGTCGACACCTTCGTGTTCTCCACCCGGCTGAGCCGCATCACCCACCTGCTTCGCCGCCGCGACATCGACGACGCCCTCACCGACACCGCCGAGCAGGTGCACGACATCGGCGGCGGCACCCGCATCGGCGAGTCGCTGCGCAGCTTCAACCGGCGCTACGCCCGCCGGGTGCTGGGCCACGGTGCGGTGGTGCTGATCATCAGCGACGGCTGGGACCGCGGCGACGTCGCCGTCCTCGGCAAGGAGATGGCACGGCTGTCGCGCAGCTGCCACCGGCTGATCTGGCTCAACCCGCTGCTCGGCTCCGATGTCTACGCGCCCGAGGCTCGCGGGATGGTCGCGGCGCTGCCCCACTGCGACGACTTCCTCGCCGCCCACAACGTCGACGCCCTCGACGAGCTGGGCCGCCGCCTCGCCGACCTGCCCCGGCGCCGCCTGAAGCGCTGACCGTCAGGGGCGGGCGCGCATCCTCAGCAGCACCGCCACCACCAGGGCGGCGGCGGCCGCGCCCCCCGCCGAGGCCAGCGCCAGGGGCCGGTCGCGGGCGATCGAGAGGGCCCGGTCGACCGGGCCGGGCGGGGGCTCGTCGGGCAGGGTGGAGAGGATCGTCGTGGGCAGCGACAGCGGCGGCTCGGTGAGGCGGGCGCCGATGCAGGCGGCCATCTGCCCGAGCAGGCTGCGCGAGACCTCCTCGACCATGCCGTGGCCGAACAGGGCCGCCCTGCCGACCACGGTGAGGTCGGTGACCATCGTCACCTCGGCGCCCCCGTCACGCTCGCCGACGGTCACGGTGATCACCGCCCGGGCGGAGCCCGCGCCGCCGGCCTCACGCCCCTCGGCCTCGAGGACGGCGGTGCGGGCGGGGTCGTCGCGGGAGACCACGTGGCCGGTGCCCTGGTAGGCGACGCTGACCGCGCCCACCCGTACCCGCACCCGCCCGTGGAAGGTGTCGGCGTCGACGATCTGGGACAGCTCGGCGCCGGGCACGCAGCCGAGCACGCTGTTCACGTCGAGCAGGAAGTCGAACACGCGGTCGGCGGGGGCGTCGACGGCGAAGGTGTTCTGGATGTGCACTCTGGCTCCCCTAGGCTGCGGGTTCCGCCTGCATTGTGCTCGACCGCCGCCGCCGCCGCCGCGCATCATTGGGGGGATGCGGACCGCAGGAGTGGTGCTCGCCGCCGGGGCGTCGCGACGGATGGGACGTCCGAAGCAGCTGCTGCCGCTGGGCGGGACCACGCTGCTGGGGACCGTGCTCGCCGCCGCCCGAGGCGCCCGCCTCGACGAGGTCGTCCTCGTGCTCGGCGCCGAGGCGGGGAGCATCGGCGCCGCCCTCGACACCCGGGGGGTGCGGGTGGTGATCGCCGCCGATCACGCCGAGGGCATGGGCGCATCGCTGCGCACCGGGGTGGCCGCGCTCGGCCCCGAGGTCGAGCGGGTCGCCATCCTCCTCGGCGACCAGCCCCGGGTCGGCCCGGCGCTGGTCGACGCGGTGCTCGAGCACCACCGGCGCAGCGGTCTGCCCGCGGCGGCGGTCAGCTCCGGGGGCGTGCTCCAGCCGCCGGTGGTCGCCGACCGGCGGCTCTGGCCGCAGCTGCTCGGCGCCCGCGGCGACAGCGGGCTGCGTGCGCTGCTGCGCGCCGCTCCGGGCATGGTCGCTACCCTGTCCGTCGACGGCGCGGCGATCGACGTCGACACCCCCGACGACTACCGGCGCCTGATCGGCGAGCCGGTCTCCGAGGTTCGATAGAGACATGCGCGAGCTGCTGACGACCCTGGACGAGTGGGCCGCCGCCGACCCCGAGGTGGCGATCGCGACGGTGGTGCGGACCACCGGCTCGACCCCCCGGCCGGTGGGGGCGCGGATGGCGGTGAGCCGCGACGGCCGCATGGCCGGCTCGGTGAGCGGTGGCTGCCTCGAGGGTGCGGTTGTGGAGGAGGCGCTCGCGACCCTGGAGGGACGAGCCCGGCCCCGGGTGCTCCACTACGGCATCAGCGACGAGCTCGGCTGGGAGGTGGGGCTCGCCTGCGGCGGCAGCGTCGACGTCCTCCTCCACACCCTGCGGTGGGACGCCGCCGACCCGGCGCAGGCGGCGCTGCGCGCCGCGCTGGAGGCCAGGCGGGCGGCGGCGGTGCTCACCGTCCTCGAGGGCGACCACGCGGGGAGCACCGCGGTGGTCGGCGAGGAGGGGGGGCTCGCCGGCAGCCTCGGCACCGCCGCCCTCGACGCCGCCGCCGCCGGCGCCGCCGCGGGCCGGCTGGACAGCGGGCAGCCGGGCGTCGAGGAGGTCGACGGCGTGCCGGTGTACGTCGAGCCCCACGTCCCCGCCCCGGTGCTCGCGGTGGTCGGCGCCGTCCACATCGGCATCGCCCTGGTGGGGCTCGCCACGGCGCTCGGGTACCGGGTCGTGGTCATCGACCCACGCACCGCGTTCCTCACCGAGGAGCGGCTGGGGGAGGCGGACGAGCTGATCGCGCGCTGGCCCGACGACGCCCTCCCCGGGCTGGGCCTCGGCCCCCGCGACGCCGCCGTCTGCCTCAGCCACGACGCCAAGTTCGACGAGCCCACCCTCGACTGCCTGCTGCGCAGCCCGGTCGGCTACATCGGCGCCATCGGCAGCCGCACCACCCACGGCAAGCGGGTGGCGCGGCTGCGCGAGTCGGGGTTCACCGACGCCGACATCGCCCGGGTGCACAGCCCGGTGGGGCTCGACATCGGCGCCCGCACCCCGGAGGAGATCGCGCTCGCCATCCTCGCCGAGGTGGTCGCGGTGCGCCGTGGCCGGCGCGGCGGCTCGCTCGCGGCCGTCACCCCGGCGGCGGCGGCGGGAGGCCGCTGATGCGTCTCGAGCTGCTCAGCACCGCCGAGGTGGCCCAGGCCCCCTCGCGCTGGGTGGGCGCCATCCTCTGCCGCGACGTGCTCGGCAGCGACGGCCGGCCGGTGCGGCTGAAGGGGCACCGGCTGGAGCGCGCCGATGCCCTCGCCCTCGAGGCCTCCGGCGAGGACGAGCTGCACCTCCTCTGGCTCGACCCCGGCGACGTCGACGAGGACACCGCCGCGGTGCGCCTCGCCGTCGCCGTCGCCGGCGAGGGGGTGCGCGCCGGCCGCCCGGTGGAGTCGCAGGTGCGACTCTCCGCCGAGCACCGCGGCCTGCTCCGGGTCGACGCGGCGGCGCTGGACGCGATGAACGCCATCGTCGACGTCACCGTGTTCGCCCTCCCCGACGGCATCCCCATCGACGCCGGCCGCGCCGTCGCCGGAGTGAAGATCACCCCGCTCGGGGTCGCCGAGGGGGTGCTCGCCGGCGCCGAGCGGCAGGCCGCCGCGGGGGTGCACGCCGGGCGGGTGATGACGGTGCGCCGCTTCCTCCCCCTCACCGTGGCCGCGGTGGTGCGCGAGCGGCTCGACGCCACCTCGAGGGCGCGCTTCGAGACCTCGCTGCGGGCCAAGGTGGCCTGGTTCGGCGGCCGCGCCGGTGAGGTCGTCTACGCGGCCGGCGACCGCGCCGCCACCCGCGACGCCCTCCTCGGGGCGGTCCAGGGCGCCGACATCGTGCTCGCCGTGGGAGTGGCCTCCACCGACCCGCTCGACGTCACCTGGCAGGCGGCGCTCGACGCCGGGGCGGTGGAGGTGCGGCGCGGCCTGCCGGTGCACCCCGGCAGCAGCTACTGGATCGCCACCCTCGAGGGACGGCCGGTGATCGGCGTCGCCTCCTGCGGGATGTTCAGCCGCCGCACCGCCCTCGACCTGCTGCTCACCCGCCTCTTCGCCGGCGAGGAGCTCGACCCCGGGTACCTCGCCGGGCTCGGCCACGGCGGCCTGCTGGCGCCGCAGATGTCGTGGCGGTTCCCCAGCTACTCGGAGACCTCCGCGGCGGAGGAGTAGGGCCTGCGGCTCTCTAGCCGGCCCGCTGGAGGACCACTGCGCCGAGGCCGGTGAGGAGCACCATCAGCGCAGCCAGGGCGAGCAGCGCGGCGCTGCTGCGCACGGTGGCCAGCCACCGCTTCCGTGTCGTTGTCGCGCTCATGCCGTCCACCTCCGCCGTCGATGGGAATGCGGGTCATTCTGGGGGGCGGTCCCCGGGTCGCAGAAGCCCCCGGCCACGGACAGTTCACACCCGGCGTGGTGAGGCCGGCCTCACCCCGCGGTGACACCACACGGGAGGTGTGACGGGTGGGTAGGATCGATCCATGAAAGGCGACCGGGTCGAGGTGGTGATCGACACCGGCGACGGGGTGCGGACGTACGAGATCGACGCCACCCGCGCCGGCCGGAAGGTCGAGGTGAGCACGGTCCGCGGCGTCGTCGAGGTCGCCGAGGTCACCCGCACCGGGAAGCCGGTCCGGACCGGGCGGTTCATGCAGACCCGGGTGGTCGCGCTCGTCGAGCATCCTGCCTCGGACGGGGCCCCCGAGGAGGCGGCCGTGGCGCCCCGGCGGCGCCGCAGGCAGGGCGAGAGCATCGCCCAGGAGCGGCTCCTCTAGGGTCGGCCGGGCTTGGCGCGTAGGTGCGACTGGCTCAGGTGGCGCGTCTGGCGTATCCTGCCCTCTGACCGGGAGGACGAGGATGGGGCCAGAGAGGGCGGTGGGACCGGTGCCGATCACCGACGGGATGGTGGGCGGAGCGCTCGACGTGGTGCTCGTGGGGCCGACGATGTACACGGGCCCCACGTCGTTCATCGACGTCACCCGGCTGCTGCGGACGGTCTCGGACGATGGGCTGACCGGGTATGTGCGCGTCCACGGCCCCGACTACGGCGCCCTGGTGCTGCTCGTCGCCGGCCGGATCGTGGCCGCCCGGTACGACGACGACCCGCTGGGGGCGGTCAGCGATCTCCGGGGGGCGCTGCGCTGCCTGGACCGGCGCTCCTCGTTCGGCGATGGGCGGGTGACGGTGGTGGGGCTGGAGTCGGATCGTGCCGAGGCGGCCACCGAGATGCTGGCGGGGTCGACGTTGGTGAGCGGGCTGCTGGGGCGGT comes from Candidatus Dormiibacterota bacterium and encodes:
- a CDS encoding VWA domain-containing protein, with the translated sequence MIAPPDPERRGDLVVRLAGFGELLRDAGLRVGPDRTIDGVAALGVVDVGDLDQMRDALRAVYVCRREEINVFDAAFDLFWARPETSIGAGAIPMRSRPLPIDPEKARAWLARLGLPESQIPREQETTPRVASSSGYSAEELLRSRDFGDLTWEETQQVRRLLRQAPWRLAERRTRRWQPGRRGPVEMRRTLRRAARSGGDAVALERARRRIRRRPLVILCDVSGSMERYSRALLIFAHAIARRERVDTFVFSTRLSRITHLLRRRDIDDALTDTAEQVHDIGGGTRIGESLRSFNRRYARRVLGHGAVVLIISDGWDRGDVAVLGKEMARLSRSCHRLIWLNPLLGSDVYAPEARGMVAALPHCDDFLAAHNVDALDELGRRLADLPRRRLKR
- a CDS encoding nucleotidyltransferase family protein — encoded protein: MRTAGVVLAAGASRRMGRPKQLLPLGGTTLLGTVLAAARGARLDEVVLVLGAEAGSIGAALDTRGVRVVIAADHAEGMGASLRTGVAALGPEVERVAILLGDQPRVGPALVDAVLEHHRRSGLPAAAVSSGGVLQPPVVADRRLWPQLLGARGDSGLRALLRAAPGMVATLSVDGAAIDVDTPDDYRRLIGEPVSEVR
- a CDS encoding MoxR family ATPase, encoding MPSIPTSVDEVVSRLAEQAYLCDRRLATAILVALRLRKPLFLEGEAGVGKTELARAMARLLGARLIRLQCYEGIDLAHAAYEWNYARQLLHIRLLDSAASEDGRATAERDLFSDEYLLRRPLLDAIDNTDSVPPVLLIDEIDRSDEEFEAFLLELLADFAISIPELGTVRAERPPLVVLTGNRTREVHDALKRRCLYHWIDYPELEREVAIVRARAPEVSERLARRVAGLVQGMRGMDLYKLPGVAETVDWARSLAAIGSDGSDAEAVESTMGAAVKYQEDLETVRQAIPDLMRDRSA
- a CDS encoding FAD binding domain-containing protein produces the protein MIPAAFEYATATSVDEASEHLRNYGEDAKVLAGGQSLIPLMRLRLAQPAALVDIGRITGLDGIRRENGTLVVGALVRHVDIPASEVVRSALPLLADIATDVGDNQVRNLGTVGGVIAHGDAAGDYNALALMLDAEIVTNRRTHRAADFYKDVFTTALEPDEVVTEVRFPVSTGAHAYIKFRRRLFDWAIAGVAVQQTESGWRIGYVNLANTPRRGTGVEEALTQGASHADAAAACGAAIDPIGDGRATAEYKRALAAVITRRALDTATAGG
- a CDS encoding XdhC/CoxI family protein translates to MRELLTTLDEWAAADPEVAIATVVRTTGSTPRPVGARMAVSRDGRMAGSVSGGCLEGAVVEEALATLEGRARPRVLHYGISDELGWEVGLACGGSVDVLLHTLRWDAADPAQAALRAALEARRAAAVLTVLEGDHAGSTAVVGEEGGLAGSLGTAALDAAAAGAAAGRLDSGQPGVEEVDGVPVYVEPHVPAPVLAVVGAVHIGIALVGLATALGYRVVVIDPRTAFLTEERLGEADELIARWPDDALPGLGLGPRDAAVCLSHDAKFDEPTLDCLLRSPVGYIGAIGSRTTHGKRVARLRESGFTDADIARVHSPVGLDIGARTPEEIALAILAEVVAVRRGRRGGSLAAVTPAAAAGGR
- a CDS encoding SRPBCC family protein, which encodes MHIQNTFAVDAPADRVFDFLLDVNSVLGCVPGAELSQIVDADTFHGRVRVRVGAVSVAYQGTGHVVSRDDPARTAVLEAEGREAGGAGSARAVITVTVGERDGGAEVTMVTDLTVVGRAALFGHGMVEEVSRSLLGQMAACIGARLTEPPLSLPTTILSTLPDEPPPGPVDRALSIARDRPLALASAGGAAAAALVVAVLLRMRARP